The following nucleotide sequence is from Gordonia jinghuaiqii.
CGAAGATACCGGCGTCGCGGTCACGGCGCACGGCGTCACGCTCCCACGAACCTTCCCAGAGCTTGTAGAGCACGGTCAGGTACTCGTCGGCCTGGTCGTAGCGGTCGTCGTGTTCGAGCTGGTCGTCGGCGCCCATGTTGCGGGCGGCCGCCGGCAGGTAACCGGTGACGACGTTCCATCCGACGCGACCGCGGGTGAGGTGATCGAGGGTCGAGAGTCGCCGGGCGAACGGGTAAGGATGCTCGAAGCCGGTGCCGGTGGTGACACCGAAACCCAGGTGCTCGGTGGCGTGGGCCATCGCCGAGACGAGCAGCAGCGGATCGTTGACCGGGATCTGCGCGCCCTGCCGGATCGCCGCCTCGTCGTTGCCGGCGAAGACGTCATAGGTGCCGAGCACGTCGGCGATGAACAATCCGTCGAAACCACCGGTTTCGAGGAGTCGGGCCAGATCGACCCAGTAGTCGATGGTGTTGTAGTCCCACGACCTGTCGTGGGGGTGGCGCCACAGCCCGGGCGACTGGTGCGCAACGCAATTCATGTCGAAGGCGTTGAAACGGATCTTGCGGGCGGACGGCGGTGCGGGGACGGGGCTCCCGGCCTGGTGAATCGGTTCGGACACCGGAGGAATGATCCCGATCGATCCTCGGAGTCGCCATCGTTGCGCCCACGACGAACTAAAGTCGACGTCATGCGTTCGACGGATGTGTTGACAGACGGACTCGGGCGAATCGCCGAGAACGTACATGCGGTGCTCGACGGTCTTTCGGCCGACGTGCTCAACCGGGCGCCGGGGCCCGGTGCCAACACCATCGCGTGGCTGGTGTGGCACCTGACCCGCGTGCAGGATGTCCAAGTCGCCGATGTCGCCGGCACCGACGAGGTGTGGGTCGGCGGTGGCTGGGTGGACCGATTCGGTCTTCCGTTCTCCCCGGCCGACACCGGGTACGGACACTCGGCCGACGAGGCGGCGCGAGTTGTCGTCGACGATGCCGCGCTGCTGCGGAACTATTACGACGCGACCCACGCGGTGAGCGTCGAATACATTGCCGCGCTGACAGATTCGGATCTCGACCGGATTGTCGACGACAACTGGGATCCGCCGGTGACCCTGGGTGTGCGGCTGGTCAGCGTGATCGACGACGACGCCCAGCACATCGGCCAGGCGGCATACCTGCGGGGCCTGTTCTCCTGAGCCCGTCTTCGCGTCGGAGATCGTCTTGCCGCGACGGCCCCGGTGTCAGTTCACGCGGCGAATCAGTTCATTCACCGGATCAGTTCATGCAGCCCTTGAAGGTCTGGAAGTCACCGGCGAACGACGGGCCCTTGCAGGTCGGTCCGTTCTCGCCGTCGACGACGACTTCACCGCCCGGGCCTGCGATGCCGATGGCCAGGCCGGGTCGGATGCCGTTCATCGTGACGGTGGCGCCGGGACCGAGTGCGATGGCGGCCGGACCCGCATAGTTGTCGGCGGTCGAGGATGCCTTGCCGCCGTTGTCGGTGATGGCGAGCGCCAGTCCGGTGGGGCCGGATTCGGCGCTGCACGAGGCCTGGGAGGATGCCTGCCCGGGCAGCGCCGGGCACAGCGAGGGTGCCGCACCTGCGGAGGGGGCGGCGGCGAGGGACACGGCGGCCGCGCCCGCGGCCGCGACAACACAGCCGAGAGCTGTTCGCGCAATTGTTCTCATGATCAGACTCCTTTGTCGATATGACGTTCTGCGTCTGGCGGTGAGCGATTCGGAATCACCCGCGGGCTGGATTGGTGATCGATTTTCGGTGATCGACGAGGCGACCGGCGCCGCATCTGGTGGGTGCCCGCCCGGCGTAGGTTGAAAACGTGCAATTGCGAATCTTCACCGAACCTCAGCAGGGTGCCACCTACGACGATCTTCTCGCGGTGGCCAAGGCGACCGAAGAACTCGGCTACGACGCTTTTTTCCGCTCCGATCACTTCAGCGGCATGGGCGGCGACGGGCTGCCCGGACCGACCGATGCATGGATCACCCTGGCCGGCCTGGCTCGTGAGACCTCGAGGATTCGGCTGGGGACGCTGGTGTCCTCGGCGACCTTCCGCCTGCCCGGACCGTTCGCCATCTCGGTCGCACAGGTCGACCAGATGAGCGGCGGACGGATCGAGTTGGGTCTCGGGGCGGGCTGGTACGAGGCCGAACACACGGCG
It contains:
- a CDS encoding mycothiol transferase, encoding MRSTDVLTDGLGRIAENVHAVLDGLSADVLNRAPGPGANTIAWLVWHLTRVQDVQVADVAGTDEVWVGGGWVDRFGLPFSPADTGYGHSADEAARVVVDDAALLRNYYDATHAVSVEYIAALTDSDLDRIVDDNWDPPVTLGVRLVSVIDDDAQHIGQAAYLRGLFS